Part of the Cloacibacterium caeni genome is shown below.
TATCATTTTTACCAGAAATAGAAGCAACAGGAGTTTCTTTTAAGTACAATAATACTGTGCAAGACCCATTGCTTACTTTAAAAAATGCTGGAGTAAATTACATTAGAATTCGTCTTTGGAATAATCCTAGTAACGGACATTCTAATTTATCTGAAGTAAAACAACTGGCAACTAAAGTTAGAACCCACGGAATGAAAGTTTGGCTCACCGTTCATTATTCTGATACTTGGGCAGATCCAGGCAATCAAACGAAACCTGTAGCTTGGCAAAATTTAAATTTTTCTGATTTAAAATCTGCGGTAAGCGTTTACACTACACAAGTAGTTACCGAAATAAAACCCGAAATCATACAAATAGGAAATGAAACCAATGATGGATTTCTATGGCCAGAAGGAAAACTTTCTACCAATGAAACACAATATTTAGAATTAACAAATACTGCTATTTCAAGCGTGAAAACAGCCAATAGTGCTACTAAAATCATGTTGCATTTTGCAGGAATTTCTAATTCAGCAGATTGGTATTTTAATAAAGTGAAAAATCTAAATTATGATTATATAGGCATTTCTTATTATCCTGTATATCATGGAACTTCTTTAACTGATTTAAAGACCAAGCTCACTACACTAAGCCAAACGTATAACAAAAAAATTATTTTAGCAGAAACTTCTTATCCTTTTACACTAAGTTGGAATGATTGGACCAATAATGTGGTGGGACAAAGCAATCAATTGGTTGCAGGTTATGACGCTACTGCTTCTGGTCAAAAAAATTATATTCTCGCCATCAAATCATTGGTAAAATCAGTTCCTAATGGTTCTGGGTTCTGTTATTGGGGAGGAGAATGGGTTGCCTTCAAAGGAAATCAAGCAACCAATGGCTCTACTTGGGAAAATCAAGCACTTTGGGATTTTAATAATAACGCTTTAGAAGCAATTCAAGCATTTAATAAAGATTAATATTATGAAAAAAATTATTTCAATACTTCTCATTACCATTTCACTATTCAGTTTTGGGCAAAAAAAATCAAAATTTGCAAAAGGTGCAGACATCAGTTGGCTACCTCAAATGGAAGCAACTGGTTATCAATTCTATAATGAAAAAGGTGAAAGAGATGATGCATTAAACATTTTGAAAAGCAAAGGAATGGACGCCATTAGATTAAGAGTCTTTGTAAATCCTAATGATGACAGAGGAAGCGGACATTGCAGTAAAGATGAAACCATCGCTTTTGCTAAAAAATTGCACAAAATGGGCTTCAGATTAATGATAGATTTCCATTACAGTGATTCTTGGGCAGATCCTAACAAACAATACAAACCAAAAGCTTGGGAAAATTTAAATTTCACAGATTTAAAGAAAGCGGTTTATGACCATACTTATGATGTAATTGCTGCAATGAAAAAAGAAAACATTACACCAGAATGGGTTCAGATTGGCAATGAAATCCCTAATGGTATTCTTTGGCCAGATGGTCACAGCAAAAATTTCAAAAATCTTGGAGAATTACTCAATGTAGGCTATAATGCAGTAAAAGCAGTAGACAAAAAAATAAAAGTAATTGTACACATAGACGAAGGAAATAACACCGAAAAAATTACTTGGT
Proteins encoded:
- a CDS encoding glycoside hydrolase family 53 protein; protein product: MKKLIFCFLTLALISCSSGGDNPEPTPTPIPTEDSFIRAADLSFLPEIEATGVSFKYNNTVQDPLLTLKNAGVNYIRIRLWNNPSNGHSNLSEVKQLATKVRTHGMKVWLTVHYSDTWADPGNQTKPVAWQNLNFSDLKSAVSVYTTQVVTEIKPEIIQIGNETNDGFLWPEGKLSTNETQYLELTNTAISSVKTANSATKIMLHFAGISNSADWYFNKVKNLNYDYIGISYYPVYHGTSLTDLKTKLTTLSQTYNKKIILAETSYPFTLSWNDWTNNVVGQSNQLVAGYDATASGQKNYILAIKSLVKSVPNGSGFCYWGGEWVAFKGNQATNGSTWENQALWDFNNNALEAIQAFNKD
- a CDS encoding glycoside hydrolase family 53 protein is translated as MKKIISILLITISLFSFGQKKSKFAKGADISWLPQMEATGYQFYNEKGERDDALNILKSKGMDAIRLRVFVNPNDDRGSGHCSKDETIAFAKKLHKMGFRLMIDFHYSDSWADPNKQYKPKAWENLNFTDLKKAVYDHTYDVIAAMKKENITPEWVQIGNEIPNGILWPDGHSKNFKNLGELLNVGYNAVKAVDKKIKVIVHIDEGNNTEKITWFYKNVAEQKVKYDVIGLSYYPFWIKKDWTETIDDLQKNMNYLAKTYKKQIMIVEVGGEDYKVENTKNLLEATFKAVRNVPNKMGTGVFYWEPQGAKSWSGYGLSAWLENGQPSPALDAFKEN